AGTTCGACGCGAAACTTCCTCTCATCACTCGAATCGTGATCGGAGTTTCGGATATTCTTACGGGGTACTGGTGGCTTCTTCTTACGCTCGGCTTTGCGGGCGTCATGGGTTTTATCTATTGGAAAAACACTCCGCAAGGAAAAAAGAATTGGGATGAGTTCGTATTGAAAATTCCGATCCTGGGTTCTCTCGCACGCAAGGTTCTCGTAAGCAGTTTTGCGAGAAACATCGGAATCCTTTTGAGTAACCGAGTTCCCTTGATCACCACCCTTACGATCGTGGAAAAGATCGTGGATCATTCCATCTTCGGAGAAGAGATTAAAAACGCGGTGGAACGGATCAAAGAAGGGGAAAAACTTTCCGCCTCCTTCAGCGGATCGGTGATTCTTCCGCAAATGGTGGTCGGGATGATCGCGGCCGGAGAAGTTTCGGACCGGGTTCCCGAAATGATGAACAAACTCGCCGATATTTACGATACGGAAGTCGACACCGCGATTAAAACGATGACCCAATCCATGGAACCTCTGATGATCGTGGTAATGGGTCTTCTGATTGGAACGATCATGGCCTCGATCATGGTCCCAATGTACAACTTGACGCAGCAACTTCAGAATATATAGTTTAGAATAAGGAGAATTCAATTGAATCTGTCCAAATTAAAGAGAAAACACAGAAAGGGTCTCACACTCATAGAACTCGCTGTCGTCGTGATCATCTTAGGTGCGCTGATCGCCCTTGTTTATTCCAACTTCCGTCCCGGTGAAATCAGCGATGATACAGCCGCTCTCAAACTGAAAAAAGACGCATACGAACTTCAATCGCATTTGGAACGATACGCGCAAAGATACGGAACATATCCTTCCGACGAGCAAGGTCTTGAGGCGCTGGTGGAAAAACCGACCACTGGAGAAGTTCCCGAAGACTGGAAGCCGATCCTTACCAAAAAAGCGGCCATCAACGATCCTTGGGGAAGCGCTTATAAGTTAAAGAGGGACGCGAACGGCGACGTTCAACTCGTAACCTTAGGTAAGGATAAAAAAGAAGGCGGAGAAGGTAAGAATGCTGACTTTAACATCCTCAACGAAGACGAATATCCTTCCGACTTCCGCAGAAAATAACACTCTTTTTCCTTTCCGGTTATGAAAACACGTAATGTCCGGAAAGGATTCACCCTGATCGAGTTAATCGTAGTCATCGCGATCCTCGCGGGGTTGATTAGCATTCTTGCAAGTACGGCCGCGAACTTCATCATTCCGTCCGGAAGCGACGCGGCGCAAACCCTCAAACAAGCGGCTGAATTCTGTTATCGAAAATCCATCCTGACAAATACGACCATGGTTTTGGAATTGGACATCGACAACGACACGTATTCTGTTAAAAAACTGGTTCGGGACGAGAGCGGTTTAAAAGAGAATCTCGTATTCAAACCGAAAAAACTTCCGTATACGTCCGAGATCATAGACATCACCGACATTCGCGGTTTTCGTTATACGAAAGGAATCATCAAGGTTCCTTACACCTATTTAGGAATTTCCGCGGATTACAGCGTTCATTTAGGAAACGATCCTTCGATTTACAGAACTTTGATTCTCTATCGATACGGAGGAAAGGTTTCCATCCTGGAGGGGGAACAATTTCACACTTCCTCAAACCTCGCAACCGATAAGAACTGGAAAGAACAGGATGATAACGAACAGCAGCAACCGTAATCCGTTCTTATCCCGGATCACAAAACGCATCCGTATCGATCGATTCCTTCGGAAAGGATTCAACCTGATCGAGGTTTCGATCGCGCTTGCGTTAGCCGGCATCGCCATGACATACACGTATATGGTGATCTCGAACGGAATCAGACAACAGAGAATGGCGTCAGTCGTTTCCAACGCGGTGCATCTCGCCAAAATCAAAATGGCTCAAATCGATTCCGTCTCCGTTCTTCAATCCGACAAAACCACGGGAGAAATTCCGGGGTATCCCGGCTACAGCTTTGAAACCCAGATCGGCGAAGAGGATATGGACCTTCTCAAGCTCGCGGGAAAAGAAGGACAAAAGCCGGAAGATCTTTTGGGAGGAAGGGATTCCGAGATGAACAAATTGATCATGAGACGATCGGGTCAAGCGAACCAAGGCGCTTCGACCGCGGGGATTATCCGCGTGTTTCGAATCAAGGTGACGATCAAATATCCGACCGGAAGCGGAACGGAATCCTATACGGCCGAAACGTTCAAGTCCGCACAATATTAAGAAAATAGAATGAAAACTCGAAAGCGCACAACCGGACGAAAGGGCTTCACCCTGATCGAAATTTCGATCGTGGTGATGATCTTAGGAGTGATCTTTACGGGAATCTTTTCCACGTATTACACTTCGCTTCGGATTTCGCGGGAATCCTCTTCTCCCGGAGGGGCCGCGAAACGGGATATTCTTTTGGCGATGGAAAATATCCGAAGCACGCTCGCGATGACGTATTTTCACCAGACGCAGAGAAGACTCATCTTTATCGGCAGAAACGACGGAAGGGGACTCGACAGAAGAGACAGACTCGATTTCGCCGCCACTCATCCCAACTCCGAAGAAACCTCCATGCCCGAAGTACGGGAAGTTTCCTTTTATCTCAAACCCATGCTTGACACGCCGGATTATTACGCGCTCATTCGAAGAGAAGACGAAATGGTGGATCGTTATCCGAAATCGGGCGGAACCGAATATACGTTGTTAACCCATGTGAAAAGTTTTCAACTCAAGTATTCCAGAACCGGAGCCAAATGGGAAGACGAATGGGATTCCAAACTCACCAAGGTTCTTCCTAGATTGATTCGCGTGGAGATGATCGTAAATTCCGGTAAAAAGGAGGTCCGTTATGAAACTCTCGCGTTTCCCGGAATTCTTTTTAAATAACATGCAATTTTTGTTAACTTATTTGAAGAACCGCCTTTTCGGGTCGAAGAATTCCATCGAACGGTCTTTTGGAAAAATCATCTCCTCGCACAAAAGAAATTTTCGAAGATCAAGATCGGGATTTATGGTCGTCATTCTCGTGATGGCGATCGGAACCGCGTCTTTTTACACGGCCACCGAATTCGGCGAACGTTCCTTAGGGGAAAGAAGAATCGCGCAAGCGGACGCGGACGGTTTCCGCGCGCTCCTTCTTGCAAAGGCCGGTTTTCAAGGTGCGCTCGGAGCTTTGAAAAAGATTCCGGAAGAATATCTGTACAAAAGCGGAATCGCCTTGAATCCGCCGCCTCTGCCGATGGGCGGGGGAACGATCTACTATAAGATCAGCTCCGAAGACGGGAAGATCAATCTGAATTCTTTGCTGAATCAGGACGACAACCAGCAGAACCTTCGTTCGGTGGAAATGGTCGCGCGCCTTTTCGATAAACTCGGAATCAAACGGGAAAAAATTTTTCCGATCTTTGATTGGCTCGATACCGATCTGCAGGAAACGGGCGGGGGCGCGGAGGACTTGTATTATTCTTCCCTAAAACCTCCTCGGAAGAATAAGAATTCCTTTATGTATTCCGTTTCCGAACTCGTCTCCGTGAAAGGTTTCGACAGGGATCTCGTTTACGGTTCGTTGAAACCCGCGGATTTCGATCAAAAATATTCCAAGGCGTTTCAATCCGACGAGGAGAAGGCGTTGATCGGCGACAGCGATTTCGTCTTAGCGAACAACATCACGGCATACATCCCTTCGGGTCAAAACTCGGACGATAGAATCAACTTGAACGCCGCGCCATATTTTGTTTTGATGTCTTTATCCGATTTTATGACCAAACAGGCAGCCATGAGAATTCTCAAATTCAAATTGGAGCAGGGCGGTTTTATCAAGGAACTGAAGGACATAGAAAAATTTCAGGAATTCCAGATTCC
The window above is part of the Leptospira yasudae genome. Proteins encoded here:
- a CDS encoding pilus assembly FimT family protein; this translates as MKTRNVRKGFTLIELIVVIAILAGLISILASTAANFIIPSGSDAAQTLKQAAEFCYRKSILTNTTMVLELDIDNDTYSVKKLVRDESGLKENLVFKPKKLPYTSEIIDITDIRGFRYTKGIIKVPYTYLGISADYSVHLGNDPSIYRTLILYRYGGKVSILEGEQFHTSSNLATDKNWKEQDDNEQQQP
- a CDS encoding type II secretion system protein; this encodes MITNSSNRNPFLSRITKRIRIDRFLRKGFNLIEVSIALALAGIAMTYTYMVISNGIRQQRMASVVSNAVHLAKIKMAQIDSVSVLQSDKTTGEIPGYPGYSFETQIGEEDMDLLKLAGKEGQKPEDLLGGRDSEMNKLIMRRSGQANQGASTAGIIRVFRIKVTIKYPTGSGTESYTAETFKSAQY
- a CDS encoding type II secretion system F family protein, yielding MAIYSYVAFNKKGKEEKGIIDAASLQAARSKLKNKGLYVRNISEDSEKKDRELFPFLAKYFYRIPRKEVGLFSRQLATLLGAGIPLDKSLSSIVEQTDNQNFRKVLTGMQANITEGSSLSESMKKHPDVFPSQYPSLVAVGEKTGDYEATLTRLAELEEKSSELKAKVQVAMVYPFIMGSLSIFVTIFLLTVVIPQIQELFMQFDAKLPLITRIVIGVSDILTGYWWLLLTLGFAGVMGFIYWKNTPQGKKNWDEFVLKIPILGSLARKVLVSSFARNIGILLSNRVPLITTLTIVEKIVDHSIFGEEIKNAVERIKEGEKLSASFSGSVILPQMVVGMIAAGEVSDRVPEMMNKLADIYDTEVDTAIKTMTQSMEPLMIVVMGLLIGTIMASIMVPMYNLTQQLQNI
- a CDS encoding type II secretion system protein GspJ — protein: MVVMILGVIFTGIFSTYYTSLRISRESSSPGGAAKRDILLAMENIRSTLAMTYFHQTQRRLIFIGRNDGRGLDRRDRLDFAATHPNSEETSMPEVREVSFYLKPMLDTPDYYALIRREDEMVDRYPKSGGTEYTLLTHVKSFQLKYSRTGAKWEDEWDSKLTKVLPRLIRVEMIVNSGKKEVRYETLAFPGILFK
- the gspG gene encoding type II secretion system major pseudopilin GspG — protein: MNLSKLKRKHRKGLTLIELAVVVIILGALIALVYSNFRPGEISDDTAALKLKKDAYELQSHLERYAQRYGTYPSDEQGLEALVEKPTTGEVPEDWKPILTKKAAINDPWGSAYKLKRDANGDVQLVTLGKDKKEGGEGKNADFNILNEDEYPSDFRRK
- a CDS encoding general secretion pathway protein GspK, with amino-acid sequence MKLSRFPEFFLNNMQFLLTYLKNRLFGSKNSIERSFGKIISSHKRNFRRSRSGFMVVILVMAIGTASFYTATEFGERSLGERRIAQADADGFRALLLAKAGFQGALGALKKIPEEYLYKSGIALNPPPLPMGGGTIYYKISSEDGKINLNSLLNQDDNQQNLRSVEMVARLFDKLGIKREKIFPIFDWLDTDLQETGGGAEDLYYSSLKPPRKNKNSFMYSVSELVSVKGFDRDLVYGSLKPADFDQKYSKAFQSDEEKALIGDSDFVLANNITAYIPSGQNSDDRINLNAAPYFVLMSLSDFMTKQAAMRILKFKLEQGGFIKELKDIEKFQEFQIPTAGGLTLYKELAGEGTDVSGGRVKTKGEIFRIVAVGQVGKTIRRITGIFDLTNSQMLYYMED